One segment of Brassica napus cultivar Da-Ae chromosome C3, Da-Ae, whole genome shotgun sequence DNA contains the following:
- the LOC111208643 gene encoding uncharacterized protein LOC111208643 isoform X2 — protein sequence MAMLQRYTQHRMTKWNVVMVVMIVMVAAMGGEAKQIRQRTWIGCFRYCSRNCSDTDGNCYEGCKIRCGGPTPTQTNSR from the coding sequence ATGGCTATGCTTCAGAGGTACACACAACACAGAATGACGAAATGGAATGTGGTCATGGTGGTAATGATTGTGATGGTTGCTGCAATGGGAGGAGAAGCAAAGCAAATACGCCAAAGGACTTGGATAGGTTGCTTTCGATATTGTTCTCGCAATTGCAGCGATACCGACGGAAATTGCTATGAAGGTTGTAAGATCAGATGTGGTGGTCCAACTCCTACACAAACAAATTCAAGGTAG
- the LOC111208643 gene encoding cysteine-rich receptor-like protein kinase 38 isoform X1, with product MATSTRNKPHVNVGTIGHVEHGKTTLTAAITKVIPFFYIDESFLIGRTSFVFFFKLRYGFYLLFRFLLKREKLKLLPLMKLIKLSKPMFLLQSDSDGQSMLRFDLGMILIATDEFSAGNKLGQGGFGSVYKGILPSRQEIAVKRLAGGSGQGDLEFKNEVLLLTRLQHRKWLSFLASVMKEMKRFLFMSMSLIQVLITLYSVSLGTTNCNVFSLQDFYQTREK from the exons ATGGCCACATCCACTCGAAA TAAACCACATGTAAATGTGGGAACAATTGGGCATGTAGAACATGGGAAGACTACTTTAACTGCTGCAATCACAAAGGTGATTCCTTTTTTTTACATTGATGAGAGTTTTTTAATTGGGAGaacctcttttgtttttttttttaagttgagaTATGGATTCTACTTATTGTTTAGGTTCTTGCTGAAGAGGGAAAAGCTAAAGCTATTGCCTTTGATGAAATTGATAAAGCTCTCCAAGCCAATGTTTTTGCTCCAGTCTGATTCGGATGGTCAATCTATGTTAAGATTTGATCTCGGCATGATCTTAATCGCAACCGATGAGTTCTCAGCGGGAAATAAACTTGGACAAGGTGGATTTGGATCTGTCTACAAG GGGATTTTACCGAGCAGACAAGAGATAGCGGTAAAGAGATTAGCTGGAGGGTCAGGACAAGGAGACTTAGAGTTCAAGAATGAGGTTTTACTCTTAACGAGACTCCAACATAGGAAATGGTTAAGCTTCTTGGCTTCTGTAatgaaggagatgaagagattCTTGTTTATGAGCATGTCCCTAATTCAAGTCTTGATCACTTTATATTCGGTAAGCCTTGGCACGACCAATTGTAATGTATTTTCATTACAAGACTTTTATCAGACTAGAGAAAaataa
- the LOC106385331 gene encoding uncharacterized protein LOC106385331 isoform X1, producing the protein MVETPSKIHQLLLLHSLIFFLTLSPSTQQEQETHHCSKINTTNLFLSPFSNQSIVAANLITCRSGRLYFKTSVGLFHVSSIDYTTKTLILSHSSGREKKVKKLGTRVSLEVEGHLPDLCIACERPDGNCGVALRCLCHPKECKNKVVNYATKSRALLSGNSQLVLVFSIALFLIS; encoded by the exons ATGGTGGAAACTCCAAGTAAAATccatcaacttcttcttcttcactctctcattttcttcctaactctctctccttccacacaacaagaacaagaaaccCACCACTGCAGCAAAATCAATACCACGAACCTTTTCCTCTCCCCATTCTCAAACCAATCAATCGTCGCCGCAAATCTCATCACCTGCAGATCTGGAAGACTCTACTTCAAAACCTCAGTCGGTCTCTTCCATGTCTCTTCCATAGACTACACaaccaaaaccctaatcctCTCTCATTCTTcgggaagagagaagaaagtgaagaaacTGGGAACAAGGGTTTCTTTAGAAGTGGAGGGTCACTTGCCGGATTTATGCATCGCGTGCGAGAGACCAGACGGTAACTGTGGAGTTGCTCTCAGATGTCTCTGCCATCCTAAAGAATGCA AAAACAAAGTTGTCAACTATGCAACGAAGTCGCGAGCTTTATTATCTGGTAACTCGCAGCTTGTTCTAGTTTTCTCCATTGCTCTGTTTCTTATCTCTTGA
- the LOC106385331 gene encoding uncharacterized protein LOC106385331 isoform X2 — protein sequence MVETPSKIHQLLLLHSLIFFLTLSPSTQQEQETHHCSKINTTNLFLSPFSNQSIVAANLITCRSGRLYFKTSVGLFHVSSIDYTTKTLILSHSSGREKKVKKLGTRVSLEVEGHLPDLCIACERPDGNCGVALRCLCHPKECKNKVVNYATKSRALLSGVYFC from the exons ATGGTGGAAACTCCAAGTAAAATccatcaacttcttcttcttcactctctcattttcttcctaactctctctccttccacacaacaagaacaagaaaccCACCACTGCAGCAAAATCAATACCACGAACCTTTTCCTCTCCCCATTCTCAAACCAATCAATCGTCGCCGCAAATCTCATCACCTGCAGATCTGGAAGACTCTACTTCAAAACCTCAGTCGGTCTCTTCCATGTCTCTTCCATAGACTACACaaccaaaaccctaatcctCTCTCATTCTTcgggaagagagaagaaagtgaagaaacTGGGAACAAGGGTTTCTTTAGAAGTGGAGGGTCACTTGCCGGATTTATGCATCGCGTGCGAGAGACCAGACGGTAACTGTGGAGTTGCTCTCAGATGTCTCTGCCATCCTAAAGAATGCA AAAACAAAGTTGTCAACTATGCAACGAAGTCGCGAGCTTTATTATCTG GTGTCTATTTTTGTTGA